One Salarias fasciatus chromosome 22, fSalaFa1.1, whole genome shotgun sequence DNA segment encodes these proteins:
- the map7d1b gene encoding MAP7 domain-containing protein 1b isoform X7 has translation MDYKELGHHLEEKLTLTDKTLPLQTDPQSIHNGDKSAGKELLSPDDSAVSDLSPKTDSSPQTETPSKTEASSKTDVRPSTPGSSSSPQPKKDSMSSEQRQKLAKERREERARYIEQQTQLQAAKKAQWLEKEEKARRLRESQLEDRRRKLEEQRLKAEKRRALLEEKQRQKLEKNKERYEAAIKRSTKKTWAEIRQQRWSWAGGLNQTSRRETRSLRLSPWESRIVERLMTPTLSFLARSRSAATLLNNSDSLSASPLNASCSHHHHNAAERWRVSSASTPDITQRQRRRNSTPVDKKKKEKKDKERENEKEKNALTKERVQKKRQTASPTATVQRSRPESSTPKPRNRPPSPAAPKSRPLSPLVPAVASKTPAGKKTPPPASGSAPKTRPKRAQTPARVQPQAVATVTVETAGDSQQPEGLEEKKSERVAASSTLPAIVVSSAPVTPPSLSPPVVSAASPPAPSVAPATPPAAASGANPAPSAAPAAAAAATSPAPAASAPAAPASKPSAGTNDPEEAARALAEKRRQAREQREREEQERQEQEHRNRLLREEAMAREAEERKRREEEARFMAEQQRLRDEAQRAQEEKEAQERAKAEQEENDKLQKQKEEAEAKAREESERQRVEREKHFQKEEQERLERKRRLEEIMKRTRKSDAGEKKEVKASSQVNGKEAELRQAPGGLQGPGAPIPAQTASGPVIPNGVPAAAHHNGVSANGESGDLEELLQLSGGGSGGGGQQQSGMVGEPILAFEGGEPFLRKSGPMKPQHVAEVL, from the exons CGCTGCCGCTGCAGACGGACCCTCAGTCCATCCACAATGGGGACAAATCGGCCGGGAAGGAGCTCCTGAGTCCGGACGACTCGGCCGTCTCGGACCTCTCCCCCAAAACAGACTCCAGCCCGCAGACGGAGACGCCCAGCAAGACGGAGGCGTCCTCCAAGACGGACGTCCGGCCGTCCACTCCCggatccagcagcagcccgcAGCCCAAGAAAG ACTCGATGAGCTCGGAGCAGCGACAGAAGCTGGCGAAGGAGCGGCGGGAGGAGAGAGCCAGATACATCG AACAGCAAACTCAGCTGCAAG CGGCGAAGAAGGCCCAGTggctggagaaggaggagaaggccCGGCGCCTGCGGGAGAGCCAGCTGGAGGACCGccggaggaagctggaggagcagcggctgaagGCCGAGAAGCGCCgggcgctgctggaggagaagcagaggcaGAAACTGGAGAAGAACAAG gaGAGATACGAGGCAGCTATCAAGAGGTCGACGAAGAAGACGTGGGCCGAGATCCGCCAGCAGAGGTGGTCCTGGGCGGGGGGGCTCAACCAGACCTCCCGCAGAGAAA CCCGCAGCCTGCGCCTCAGCCCCTGGGAGAGCCGGATCGTGGAGCGCCTCATGACGCCGACGCTGTCCTTCCTGGCTCGCAGCCGCAGCGCCGCCACGCTGCTCAATAACAGCGACTCCC TGTCCGCCAGCCCGCTGAACGCCTCCtgctcccaccaccaccacaacgcCGCCGAGCGCTGGAGGGTGTCCTCCGCCAGCACGCCGGACATCACGCAGCGCCAGCGCCGGCGGAACTCCACGCCG GtggacaaaaagaagaaagagaagaaggacaaggagagagagaatgagaaagagaagaacgCCCTCACGAAAGAGAGAGTGCAGAAGAAGAGACAGACGGCGTCGCCCACCGCCACCGTGCAGAGATCCAGACCAGAATCCAG CACCCCGAAGCCCAGGAACAGACCGCCGTCGCCGGCCGCCCCGAAGAGCCGCCCCCTGTCGCCGCTGGTTCCCGCCGTCGCCTCCAAGACGCCGGCGGGCAAGAAGACGCCCCCTCCGGcttctggctccgcccccaagACCCGGCCCAAACGGGCCCAGACCCCCGCCAGGGTGCAGCCCCAGGCCGTCGCCACGGTTACCGTGGAGACGGCCGGCGACTCCCAGCAGCCCGAGGGTCTCGAGGAGAAAAAGAGTGAGCGTGTTGCTG CTTCCTCCACCCTTCCTGCCATCGTGGTGTCCTCGGCCCCGGTGACTCCGCCCTCTCTCAGCCCTCCGGTCGtatcagcagcttctcctcctgcacCCAGCGTCGCTCCGGCCACTCCTCCTGCGGCGGCCTCCGGCGCTAATCCGGCTCCTTCTgccgctcccgccgccgccgccgccgccacctccccCGCCCCAGCCGCCTCCGCCCCAGCCGCACCCGCCAGCAAGCCGTCGGCCGGCACCAACGACCCGGAGGAGGCGGCTCGCGCCCTGGCCGAGAAGCGGAGACAAGCCCGAGAGcagcgagagagggaggagcaggagcgcCAGGAGCAGGAGCACAGGAACAG GCTCCTGAGGGAGGAGGCCATGGCCCGGGAGGCCGAGGAGAGGAAgcgcagggaggaggaggctcgcTTCATGGCCGAGCAGCAGCGTCTGCGGGACGAAGCCCAGCGAGctcaggaggagaaggaggcgcAGGAGAGAGCCAAGgccgagcaggaggagaacgacaagCTGCAGAAGCAG AAGGAAGAGGCCGAAGCCAAAGCCCGGGAGGAGTCGGAGCGTCAGCGCGTCGAGAGGGAGAAACACTTccagaaggaggagcaggagcggcTGGAGAGGAAGCGG CGTCTGGAGGAGATCATGAAGAGAACCCGCAAGAGCGACGCAGGAGAAAAG AAGGAAGTCAAAGCCTCCTCACAGGTCAACGGGAAGGAGGCGGAGCTCAGACAGG ctcctggaggtctTCAGGGTCCCGGCGCCCCGATCCCGGCGCAGACCGCCTCCGGTCCCGTCATCCCCAACGGCGTCCCGGCCGCCGCGCACCACAACGGCGTCTCGGCCAACGGTGAGTCTGGAGACTTGgaggagctcctccagctgagcggcggcggcagcggcggcggcgggcagcagcagagcggcaTGGTGGGCGAGCCCATCCTGGCCTTCGAGGGCGGAGAGCCCTTCCTGAGGAAAAGCGGCCCCATGAAGCCTCAGCATGTCGCAG aggTCCTGTGA
- the map7d1b gene encoding MAP7 domain-containing protein 1b isoform X5, whose protein sequence is MDYKELGHHLEEKLTLTDKTLPLQTDPQSIHNGDKSAGKELLSPDDSAVSDLSPKTDSSPQTETPSKTEASSKTDVRPSTPGSSSSPQPKKDSMSSEQRQKLAKERREERARYIEQQTQLQAAKKAQWLEKEEKARRLRESQLEDRRRKLEEQRLKAEKRRALLEEKQRQKLEKNKERYEAAIKRSTKKTWAEIRQQRWSWAGGLNQTSRRETRSLRLSPWESRIVERLMTPTLSFLARSRSAATLLNNSDSHSHHCSRSVSASPLNASCSHHHHNAAERWRVSSASTPDITQRQRRRNSTPVDKKKKEKKDKERENEKEKNALTKERVQKKRQTASPTATVQRSRPESSTPKPRNRPPSPAAPKSRPLSPLVPAVASKTPAGKKTPPPASGSAPKTRPKRAQTPARVQPQAVATVTVETAGDSQQPEGLEEKKSERVAASSTLPAIVVSSAPVTPPSLSPPVVSAASPPAPSVAPATPPAAASGANPAPSAAPAAAAAATSPAPAASAPAAPASKPSAGTNDPEEAARALAEKRRQAREQREREEQERQEQEHRNRLLREEAMAREAEERKRREEEARFMAEQQRLRDEAQRAQEEKEAQERAKAEQEENDKLQKQKEEAEAKAREESERQRVEREKHFQKEEQERLERKRRLEEIMKRTRKSDAGEKKEVKASSQVNGKEAELRQAPGGLQGPGAPIPAQTASGPVIPNGVPAAAHHNGVSANGESGDLEELLQLSGGGSGGGGQQQSGMVGEPILAFEGGEPFLRKSGPMKPQHVAEVL, encoded by the exons CGCTGCCGCTGCAGACGGACCCTCAGTCCATCCACAATGGGGACAAATCGGCCGGGAAGGAGCTCCTGAGTCCGGACGACTCGGCCGTCTCGGACCTCTCCCCCAAAACAGACTCCAGCCCGCAGACGGAGACGCCCAGCAAGACGGAGGCGTCCTCCAAGACGGACGTCCGGCCGTCCACTCCCggatccagcagcagcccgcAGCCCAAGAAAG ACTCGATGAGCTCGGAGCAGCGACAGAAGCTGGCGAAGGAGCGGCGGGAGGAGAGAGCCAGATACATCG AACAGCAAACTCAGCTGCAAG CGGCGAAGAAGGCCCAGTggctggagaaggaggagaaggccCGGCGCCTGCGGGAGAGCCAGCTGGAGGACCGccggaggaagctggaggagcagcggctgaagGCCGAGAAGCGCCgggcgctgctggaggagaagcagaggcaGAAACTGGAGAAGAACAAG gaGAGATACGAGGCAGCTATCAAGAGGTCGACGAAGAAGACGTGGGCCGAGATCCGCCAGCAGAGGTGGTCCTGGGCGGGGGGGCTCAACCAGACCTCCCGCAGAGAAA CCCGCAGCCTGCGCCTCAGCCCCTGGGAGAGCCGGATCGTGGAGCGCCTCATGACGCCGACGCTGTCCTTCCTGGCTCGCAGCCGCAGCGCCGCCACGCTGCTCAATAACAGCGACTCCC ACTCTCACCACTGCTCCCGCTCAGTGTCCGCCAGCCCGCTGAACGCCTCCtgctcccaccaccaccacaacgcCGCCGAGCGCTGGAGGGTGTCCTCCGCCAGCACGCCGGACATCACGCAGCGCCAGCGCCGGCGGAACTCCACGCCG GtggacaaaaagaagaaagagaagaaggacaaggagagagagaatgagaaagagaagaacgCCCTCACGAAAGAGAGAGTGCAGAAGAAGAGACAGACGGCGTCGCCCACCGCCACCGTGCAGAGATCCAGACCAGAATCCAG CACCCCGAAGCCCAGGAACAGACCGCCGTCGCCGGCCGCCCCGAAGAGCCGCCCCCTGTCGCCGCTGGTTCCCGCCGTCGCCTCCAAGACGCCGGCGGGCAAGAAGACGCCCCCTCCGGcttctggctccgcccccaagACCCGGCCCAAACGGGCCCAGACCCCCGCCAGGGTGCAGCCCCAGGCCGTCGCCACGGTTACCGTGGAGACGGCCGGCGACTCCCAGCAGCCCGAGGGTCTCGAGGAGAAAAAGAGTGAGCGTGTTGCTG CTTCCTCCACCCTTCCTGCCATCGTGGTGTCCTCGGCCCCGGTGACTCCGCCCTCTCTCAGCCCTCCGGTCGtatcagcagcttctcctcctgcacCCAGCGTCGCTCCGGCCACTCCTCCTGCGGCGGCCTCCGGCGCTAATCCGGCTCCTTCTgccgctcccgccgccgccgccgccgccacctccccCGCCCCAGCCGCCTCCGCCCCAGCCGCACCCGCCAGCAAGCCGTCGGCCGGCACCAACGACCCGGAGGAGGCGGCTCGCGCCCTGGCCGAGAAGCGGAGACAAGCCCGAGAGcagcgagagagggaggagcaggagcgcCAGGAGCAGGAGCACAGGAACAG GCTCCTGAGGGAGGAGGCCATGGCCCGGGAGGCCGAGGAGAGGAAgcgcagggaggaggaggctcgcTTCATGGCCGAGCAGCAGCGTCTGCGGGACGAAGCCCAGCGAGctcaggaggagaaggaggcgcAGGAGAGAGCCAAGgccgagcaggaggagaacgacaagCTGCAGAAGCAG AAGGAAGAGGCCGAAGCCAAAGCCCGGGAGGAGTCGGAGCGTCAGCGCGTCGAGAGGGAGAAACACTTccagaaggaggagcaggagcggcTGGAGAGGAAGCGG CGTCTGGAGGAGATCATGAAGAGAACCCGCAAGAGCGACGCAGGAGAAAAG AAGGAAGTCAAAGCCTCCTCACAGGTCAACGGGAAGGAGGCGGAGCTCAGACAGG ctcctggaggtctTCAGGGTCCCGGCGCCCCGATCCCGGCGCAGACCGCCTCCGGTCCCGTCATCCCCAACGGCGTCCCGGCCGCCGCGCACCACAACGGCGTCTCGGCCAACGGTGAGTCTGGAGACTTGgaggagctcctccagctgagcggcggcggcagcggcggcggcgggcagcagcagagcggcaTGGTGGGCGAGCCCATCCTGGCCTTCGAGGGCGGAGAGCCCTTCCTGAGGAAAAGCGGCCCCATGAAGCCTCAGCATGTCGCAG aggTCCTGTGA
- the map7d1b gene encoding MAP7 domain-containing protein 1b isoform X4, whose product MDYKELGHHLEEKLTLTDKTLPLQTDPQSIHNGDKSAGKELLSPDDSAVSDLSPKTDSSPQTETPSKTEASSKTDVRPSTPGSSSSPQPKKDSMSSEQRQKLAKERREERARYIEQQTQLQAAKKAQWLEKEEKARRLRESQLEDRRRKLEEQRLKAEKRRALLEEKQRQKLEKNKERYEAAIKRSTKKTWAEIRQQRWSWAGGLNQTSRRESRCSASTVNLPGQVDPVINNRLSKSSATLWNSPNRTRSLRLSPWESRIVERLMTPTLSFLARSRSAATLLNNSDSLSASPLNASCSHHHHNAAERWRVSSASTPDITQRQRRRNSTPVDKKKKEKKDKERENEKEKNALTKERVQKKRQTASPTATVQRSRPESSTPKPRNRPPSPAAPKSRPLSPLVPAVASKTPAGKKTPPPASGSAPKTRPKRAQTPARVQPQAVATVTVETAGDSQQPEGLEEKKSERVAASSTLPAIVVSSAPVTPPSLSPPVVSAASPPAPSVAPATPPAAASGANPAPSAAPAAAAAATSPAPAASAPAAPASKPSAGTNDPEEAARALAEKRRQAREQREREEQERQEQEHRNRLLREEAMAREAEERKRREEEARFMAEQQRLRDEAQRAQEEKEAQERAKAEQEENDKLQKQKEEAEAKAREESERQRVEREKHFQKEEQERLERKRRLEEIMKRTRKSDAGEKKEVKASSQVNGKEAELRQAPGGLQGPGAPIPAQTASGPVIPNGVPAAAHHNGVSANGESGDLEELLQLSGGGSGGGGQQQSGMVGEPILAFEGGEPFLRKSGPMKPQHVAEVL is encoded by the exons CGCTGCCGCTGCAGACGGACCCTCAGTCCATCCACAATGGGGACAAATCGGCCGGGAAGGAGCTCCTGAGTCCGGACGACTCGGCCGTCTCGGACCTCTCCCCCAAAACAGACTCCAGCCCGCAGACGGAGACGCCCAGCAAGACGGAGGCGTCCTCCAAGACGGACGTCCGGCCGTCCACTCCCggatccagcagcagcccgcAGCCCAAGAAAG ACTCGATGAGCTCGGAGCAGCGACAGAAGCTGGCGAAGGAGCGGCGGGAGGAGAGAGCCAGATACATCG AACAGCAAACTCAGCTGCAAG CGGCGAAGAAGGCCCAGTggctggagaaggaggagaaggccCGGCGCCTGCGGGAGAGCCAGCTGGAGGACCGccggaggaagctggaggagcagcggctgaagGCCGAGAAGCGCCgggcgctgctggaggagaagcagaggcaGAAACTGGAGAAGAACAAG gaGAGATACGAGGCAGCTATCAAGAGGTCGACGAAGAAGACGTGGGCCGAGATCCGCCAGCAGAGGTGGTCCTGGGCGGGGGGGCTCAACCAGACCTCCCGCAGAGAAA GCAGATGCTCGGCCTCCACGGTCAACTTGCCGGGACAGGTGGACCCTGTCATTAACAACCGGCTGTCCAAGTCCTCTGCCACGCTCTGGAACTCCCCCAACAGAA CCCGCAGCCTGCGCCTCAGCCCCTGGGAGAGCCGGATCGTGGAGCGCCTCATGACGCCGACGCTGTCCTTCCTGGCTCGCAGCCGCAGCGCCGCCACGCTGCTCAATAACAGCGACTCCC TGTCCGCCAGCCCGCTGAACGCCTCCtgctcccaccaccaccacaacgcCGCCGAGCGCTGGAGGGTGTCCTCCGCCAGCACGCCGGACATCACGCAGCGCCAGCGCCGGCGGAACTCCACGCCG GtggacaaaaagaagaaagagaagaaggacaaggagagagagaatgagaaagagaagaacgCCCTCACGAAAGAGAGAGTGCAGAAGAAGAGACAGACGGCGTCGCCCACCGCCACCGTGCAGAGATCCAGACCAGAATCCAG CACCCCGAAGCCCAGGAACAGACCGCCGTCGCCGGCCGCCCCGAAGAGCCGCCCCCTGTCGCCGCTGGTTCCCGCCGTCGCCTCCAAGACGCCGGCGGGCAAGAAGACGCCCCCTCCGGcttctggctccgcccccaagACCCGGCCCAAACGGGCCCAGACCCCCGCCAGGGTGCAGCCCCAGGCCGTCGCCACGGTTACCGTGGAGACGGCCGGCGACTCCCAGCAGCCCGAGGGTCTCGAGGAGAAAAAGAGTGAGCGTGTTGCTG CTTCCTCCACCCTTCCTGCCATCGTGGTGTCCTCGGCCCCGGTGACTCCGCCCTCTCTCAGCCCTCCGGTCGtatcagcagcttctcctcctgcacCCAGCGTCGCTCCGGCCACTCCTCCTGCGGCGGCCTCCGGCGCTAATCCGGCTCCTTCTgccgctcccgccgccgccgccgccgccacctccccCGCCCCAGCCGCCTCCGCCCCAGCCGCACCCGCCAGCAAGCCGTCGGCCGGCACCAACGACCCGGAGGAGGCGGCTCGCGCCCTGGCCGAGAAGCGGAGACAAGCCCGAGAGcagcgagagagggaggagcaggagcgcCAGGAGCAGGAGCACAGGAACAG GCTCCTGAGGGAGGAGGCCATGGCCCGGGAGGCCGAGGAGAGGAAgcgcagggaggaggaggctcgcTTCATGGCCGAGCAGCAGCGTCTGCGGGACGAAGCCCAGCGAGctcaggaggagaaggaggcgcAGGAGAGAGCCAAGgccgagcaggaggagaacgacaagCTGCAGAAGCAG AAGGAAGAGGCCGAAGCCAAAGCCCGGGAGGAGTCGGAGCGTCAGCGCGTCGAGAGGGAGAAACACTTccagaaggaggagcaggagcggcTGGAGAGGAAGCGG CGTCTGGAGGAGATCATGAAGAGAACCCGCAAGAGCGACGCAGGAGAAAAG AAGGAAGTCAAAGCCTCCTCACAGGTCAACGGGAAGGAGGCGGAGCTCAGACAGG ctcctggaggtctTCAGGGTCCCGGCGCCCCGATCCCGGCGCAGACCGCCTCCGGTCCCGTCATCCCCAACGGCGTCCCGGCCGCCGCGCACCACAACGGCGTCTCGGCCAACGGTGAGTCTGGAGACTTGgaggagctcctccagctgagcggcggcggcagcggcggcggcgggcagcagcagagcggcaTGGTGGGCGAGCCCATCCTGGCCTTCGAGGGCGGAGAGCCCTTCCTGAGGAAAAGCGGCCCCATGAAGCCTCAGCATGTCGCAG aggTCCTGTGA
- the map7d1b gene encoding MAP7 domain-containing protein 1b isoform X2, with protein MDYKELGHHLEEKLTLTDKTLPLQTDPQSIHNGDKSAGKELLSPDDSAVSDLSPKTDSSPQTETPSKTEASSKTDVRPSTPGSSSSPQPKKDSMSSEQRQKLAKERREERARYIEQQTQLQAAKKAQWLEKEEKARRLRESQLEDRRRKLEEQRLKAEKRRALLEEKQRQKLEKNKERYEAAIKRSTKKTWAEIRQQRWSWAGGLNQTSRRESRCSASTVNLPGQVDPVINNRLSKSSATLWNSPNRTRSLRLSPWESRIVERLMTPTLSFLARSRSAATLLNNSDSHSHHCSRSVSASPLNASCSHHHHNAAERWRVSSASTPDITQRQRRRNSTPVDKKKKEKKDKERENEKEKNALTKERVQKKRQTASPTATVQRSRPESSTPKPRNRPPSPAAPKSRPLSPLVPAVASKTPAGKKTPPPASGSAPKTRPKRAQTPARVQPQAVATVTVETAGDSQQPEGLEEKKTSSTLPAIVVSSAPVTPPSLSPPVVSAASPPAPSVAPATPPAAASGANPAPSAAPAAAAAATSPAPAASAPAAPASKPSAGTNDPEEAARALAEKRRQAREQREREEQERQEQEHRNRLLREEAMAREAEERKRREEEARFMAEQQRLRDEAQRAQEEKEAQERAKAEQEENDKLQKQKEEAEAKAREESERQRVEREKHFQKEEQERLERKRRLEEIMKRTRKSDAGEKKEVKASSQVNGKEAELRQAPGGLQGPGAPIPAQTASGPVIPNGVPAAAHHNGVSANGESGDLEELLQLSGGGSGGGGQQQSGMVGEPILAFEGGEPFLRKSGPMKPQHVAEVL; from the exons CGCTGCCGCTGCAGACGGACCCTCAGTCCATCCACAATGGGGACAAATCGGCCGGGAAGGAGCTCCTGAGTCCGGACGACTCGGCCGTCTCGGACCTCTCCCCCAAAACAGACTCCAGCCCGCAGACGGAGACGCCCAGCAAGACGGAGGCGTCCTCCAAGACGGACGTCCGGCCGTCCACTCCCggatccagcagcagcccgcAGCCCAAGAAAG ACTCGATGAGCTCGGAGCAGCGACAGAAGCTGGCGAAGGAGCGGCGGGAGGAGAGAGCCAGATACATCG AACAGCAAACTCAGCTGCAAG CGGCGAAGAAGGCCCAGTggctggagaaggaggagaaggccCGGCGCCTGCGGGAGAGCCAGCTGGAGGACCGccggaggaagctggaggagcagcggctgaagGCCGAGAAGCGCCgggcgctgctggaggagaagcagaggcaGAAACTGGAGAAGAACAAG gaGAGATACGAGGCAGCTATCAAGAGGTCGACGAAGAAGACGTGGGCCGAGATCCGCCAGCAGAGGTGGTCCTGGGCGGGGGGGCTCAACCAGACCTCCCGCAGAGAAA GCAGATGCTCGGCCTCCACGGTCAACTTGCCGGGACAGGTGGACCCTGTCATTAACAACCGGCTGTCCAAGTCCTCTGCCACGCTCTGGAACTCCCCCAACAGAA CCCGCAGCCTGCGCCTCAGCCCCTGGGAGAGCCGGATCGTGGAGCGCCTCATGACGCCGACGCTGTCCTTCCTGGCTCGCAGCCGCAGCGCCGCCACGCTGCTCAATAACAGCGACTCCC ACTCTCACCACTGCTCCCGCTCAGTGTCCGCCAGCCCGCTGAACGCCTCCtgctcccaccaccaccacaacgcCGCCGAGCGCTGGAGGGTGTCCTCCGCCAGCACGCCGGACATCACGCAGCGCCAGCGCCGGCGGAACTCCACGCCG GtggacaaaaagaagaaagagaagaaggacaaggagagagagaatgagaaagagaagaacgCCCTCACGAAAGAGAGAGTGCAGAAGAAGAGACAGACGGCGTCGCCCACCGCCACCGTGCAGAGATCCAGACCAGAATCCAG CACCCCGAAGCCCAGGAACAGACCGCCGTCGCCGGCCGCCCCGAAGAGCCGCCCCCTGTCGCCGCTGGTTCCCGCCGTCGCCTCCAAGACGCCGGCGGGCAAGAAGACGCCCCCTCCGGcttctggctccgcccccaagACCCGGCCCAAACGGGCCCAGACCCCCGCCAGGGTGCAGCCCCAGGCCGTCGCCACGGTTACCGTGGAGACGGCCGGCGACTCCCAGCAGCCCGAGGGTCTCGAGGAGAAAAAGA CTTCCTCCACCCTTCCTGCCATCGTGGTGTCCTCGGCCCCGGTGACTCCGCCCTCTCTCAGCCCTCCGGTCGtatcagcagcttctcctcctgcacCCAGCGTCGCTCCGGCCACTCCTCCTGCGGCGGCCTCCGGCGCTAATCCGGCTCCTTCTgccgctcccgccgccgccgccgccgccacctccccCGCCCCAGCCGCCTCCGCCCCAGCCGCACCCGCCAGCAAGCCGTCGGCCGGCACCAACGACCCGGAGGAGGCGGCTCGCGCCCTGGCCGAGAAGCGGAGACAAGCCCGAGAGcagcgagagagggaggagcaggagcgcCAGGAGCAGGAGCACAGGAACAG GCTCCTGAGGGAGGAGGCCATGGCCCGGGAGGCCGAGGAGAGGAAgcgcagggaggaggaggctcgcTTCATGGCCGAGCAGCAGCGTCTGCGGGACGAAGCCCAGCGAGctcaggaggagaaggaggcgcAGGAGAGAGCCAAGgccgagcaggaggagaacgacaagCTGCAGAAGCAG AAGGAAGAGGCCGAAGCCAAAGCCCGGGAGGAGTCGGAGCGTCAGCGCGTCGAGAGGGAGAAACACTTccagaaggaggagcaggagcggcTGGAGAGGAAGCGG CGTCTGGAGGAGATCATGAAGAGAACCCGCAAGAGCGACGCAGGAGAAAAG AAGGAAGTCAAAGCCTCCTCACAGGTCAACGGGAAGGAGGCGGAGCTCAGACAGG ctcctggaggtctTCAGGGTCCCGGCGCCCCGATCCCGGCGCAGACCGCCTCCGGTCCCGTCATCCCCAACGGCGTCCCGGCCGCCGCGCACCACAACGGCGTCTCGGCCAACGGTGAGTCTGGAGACTTGgaggagctcctccagctgagcggcggcggcagcggcggcggcgggcagcagcagagcggcaTGGTGGGCGAGCCCATCCTGGCCTTCGAGGGCGGAGAGCCCTTCCTGAGGAAAAGCGGCCCCATGAAGCCTCAGCATGTCGCAG aggTCCTGTGA